Proteins encoded within one genomic window of Amycolatopsis sp. 2-15:
- a CDS encoding ABC transporter permease, which translates to MSLDVLPRRAAARRGHRPALSTFVLGLSGLVLLAAAEEVVSRSGLVSTQYLPPASVILARLGELLTNAPFLADLGATAGSAVLGLVIAVPVGLVVGLVLGLVPAAHTATRIVVDLLRPVPAVAIVPLLVLVTGTGRASVVITIVSATVWPVLLNTIHGVRDVDGVALQTARLYGARLPRRLAEIVLPSAAPVIAAGVRVSIGLALVIAVAAELLIGTDSGVGAYLLAATQGGSHTDYAFAAVCAAGLLGLVVNWAARALERRFLPWSEGEPR; encoded by the coding sequence ATGTCGCTCGACGTCCTGCCCCGGCGCGCCGCCGCGCGCCGGGGGCACCGCCCCGCACTGTCCACTTTCGTGCTCGGGCTCTCCGGCCTGGTCCTGCTCGCCGCGGCCGAGGAGGTGGTCTCCCGTTCGGGCCTGGTGAGCACGCAGTACCTGCCGCCCGCGAGCGTGATCCTCGCGAGGCTGGGGGAGCTGCTCACCAACGCGCCGTTCTTGGCCGACCTCGGCGCCACCGCGGGTTCGGCGGTGCTCGGGCTGGTGATCGCGGTCCCGGTCGGCCTGGTCGTGGGCCTGGTCCTCGGGCTCGTCCCGGCCGCGCACACCGCGACGCGGATCGTCGTGGACCTGCTGCGGCCGGTGCCCGCGGTGGCGATCGTGCCGCTGCTGGTCCTGGTGACCGGCACGGGCCGCGCGTCGGTGGTGATCACGATCGTGAGCGCCACGGTGTGGCCGGTGCTGCTCAACACGATCCACGGCGTCCGAGACGTCGACGGCGTCGCGTTGCAGACGGCCCGCCTCTACGGCGCGCGGCTGCCGCGCCGGCTGGCCGAGATCGTGCTGCCTTCGGCCGCGCCGGTGATCGCGGCCGGGGTCCGGGTGTCGATCGGGCTCGCGCTCGTGATCGCCGTGGCGGCGGAGCTGCTCATCGGCACCGACAGCGGCGTGGGGGCCTACCTGCTCGCCGCGACCCAGGGCGGCAGCCACACCGACTACGCGTTCGCCGCCGTGTGCGCGGCGGGGTTGCTGGGGCTGGTCGTGAACTGGGCCGCCCGGGCCCTGGAACGACGGTTTCTGCCGTGGAGCGAAGGAGAACCGCGATGA
- a CDS encoding SRPBCC family protein: MSAGVHPDVHWPPGWGPDRCDSFVSHQRHVAAPADAVFTRLVSVAEWPTWQRGVDRVEVAEELIVGGRFVVVAAPHTLDGIVGELVVPSRFGWAAVSDRLSFYQSWLLLDVPSGGTRAIFHEAARGPAALLRTSDRAELTRSWLDALPPSV, from the coding sequence ATGAGCGCAGGAGTACACCCGGATGTCCACTGGCCGCCCGGCTGGGGGCCGGACCGTTGCGACAGCTTCGTCAGCCATCAACGTCACGTGGCGGCACCGGCCGACGCGGTGTTCACCCGGCTCGTCTCGGTGGCAGAGTGGCCGACGTGGCAACGTGGGGTGGACCGGGTCGAGGTGGCCGAGGAGCTGATCGTCGGCGGCCGGTTCGTCGTCGTGGCGGCGCCGCACACCCTCGACGGGATCGTGGGCGAGCTGGTCGTGCCGAGCCGGTTCGGCTGGGCCGCCGTGAGTGATCGGCTGAGCTTCTACCAGTCGTGGCTCCTGCTCGACGTGCCGAGCGGCGGCACCCGCGCAATCTTCCACGAGGCCGCGCGTGGTCCGGCGGCGTTGCTGCGCACCTCCGACCGGGCCGAGCTCACGCGCTCATGGCTCGACGCGCTCCCGCCGTCCGTTTGA
- a CDS encoding ester cyclase, with protein MHTRSLVTSLVGGDYQDVEYTEEERRNIDLVLKFRSVPLEERAQFLKPGATVNRVGMASLAELSGLGMGGYRKDSLPDRYDVIEDIVAKGDRVWAVWSLTATHTGELYGFPATGNRIDITEMAIWRFEDGLVAEHWYFADDFALLRQLGALPEFTDYAELTRGRWRTAE; from the coding sequence ATGCACACCCGCAGCCTCGTGACGAGCCTCGTCGGCGGCGACTACCAGGATGTCGAGTACACGGAAGAGGAACGCCGCAACATCGACCTCGTCCTGAAGTTCCGTTCGGTCCCGCTCGAAGAACGCGCACAGTTCCTCAAGCCCGGCGCGACGGTCAACCGCGTCGGCATGGCTTCCTTGGCGGAGCTGTCCGGCCTCGGCATGGGCGGCTACCGCAAGGATTCCCTGCCCGACCGGTACGACGTCATCGAGGACATCGTCGCCAAGGGGGATCGGGTGTGGGCGGTGTGGTCGCTCACCGCCACCCACACCGGTGAGCTCTACGGTTTTCCCGCGACGGGGAACCGCATCGACATCACCGAGATGGCGATCTGGCGGTTCGAGGACGGGCTCGTCGCCGAGCACTGGTACTTCGCCGACGACTTCGCGTTGCTGCGGCAGCTGGGCGCGCTCCCGGAGTTCACCGACTACGCCGAGCTGACGCGCGGCCGATGGCGCACGGCGGAATGA
- a CDS encoding AraC family transcriptional regulator, translating into MSRLIRLAHLEGRLDVRCLMAGQFTLDHEAAPPGEVQFHLVLQGRCTVTTGTSTVDLGPGDYFLLPHGDAHTVTAASGRRRRFEEEPGATFTTRKSLGAEHELDLFCGHYRFDSAAGALLFRLLPSLVHVTMDRPALALADVLRGEADSDGPGTGAIVCSLCDALLAMSLRSRPDQRLDTPALWTAMGDDVLGRVIAQVVERPGESWTIDRMASEARMSRATFLRRFTARTGITVATLLTSIRMMVAADLLTRSDLSVARVASEVGYRSESAFAQAFRATVGTPPARFRKHAVSSQCTQR; encoded by the coding sequence GTGAGCAGACTCATCCGGCTGGCGCATCTCGAGGGCCGCCTCGACGTGCGGTGCCTGATGGCCGGACAGTTCACTTTGGACCACGAGGCCGCCCCGCCGGGTGAGGTGCAGTTCCACCTTGTCCTGCAAGGACGCTGCACTGTGACCACCGGCACGTCCACAGTCGACCTGGGTCCGGGCGACTACTTCCTGCTCCCCCACGGCGACGCCCACACGGTGACCGCGGCCTCGGGCCGCCGGCGCCGGTTCGAGGAGGAGCCGGGAGCGACGTTCACCACACGCAAGTCCCTCGGCGCCGAGCACGAGCTCGACCTGTTCTGCGGCCACTACCGCTTCGACTCGGCCGCGGGCGCGCTGCTGTTCCGCTTGCTGCCCTCGCTGGTGCACGTCACCATGGACCGCCCGGCGCTCGCGCTGGCCGACGTCCTGCGCGGCGAAGCCGACTCCGACGGACCCGGCACGGGCGCCATCGTGTGTTCGCTGTGCGACGCGCTGCTCGCCATGTCGCTGCGCAGCCGCCCCGACCAGCGACTCGACACGCCCGCCCTGTGGACCGCCATGGGCGACGACGTGCTGGGCCGGGTGATCGCCCAGGTCGTGGAACGCCCCGGCGAGTCGTGGACCATCGACCGCATGGCGTCGGAGGCGCGGATGTCGCGCGCCACGTTCCTGCGCCGCTTCACCGCCCGCACCGGCATCACGGTCGCGACGTTGCTGACCTCGATCCGGATGATGGTGGCCGCCGACCTGCTGACGCGCTCGGACCTCTCGGTGGCGCGCGTGGCGAGCGAGGTCGGATACCGCTCGGAATCGGCTTTCGCGCAGGCGTTCCGGGCCACTGTGGGCACGCCGCCTGCCCGTTTCCGCAAGCACGCGGTGTCGAGCCAGTGCACGCAGCGGTAG
- a CDS encoding LLM class flavin-dependent oxidoreductase — protein MKFSIYLNAQSPDGAHDLEVVEAVTEQALIADRSGFAGVCLTEHHFTGYNTYGNPFTFGAYLAPQLENLHTIISVAVPALWNPLNFAEACTTLDLLTRGRCTIGVGTGGSPREYQGLGRDTANRAALMDEVLEVAFQALDKRDEDGVEIDFTTTHSSGLLTRRIMPGGFRPSIRFARAALSDQGILDAAGRGWALQTARDELDETVRKWALYHDALDRSGHDEQTIQDARDWSLVQKMVYIGETDESALREVTPALDYLDASTAKAFQGAAGAAKFQNSVVGVAASDRDAFLRKAMIVGSADTVAREIEAHAERGIGHLALVFLYGQMDPALGNRSLQRFIDLVMPRFANASGAVPVGVAS, from the coding sequence ATGAAGTTCTCGATCTACCTCAACGCCCAGTCGCCGGACGGCGCGCACGACCTCGAGGTCGTCGAAGCCGTGACCGAGCAGGCGCTCATCGCGGACCGCAGCGGTTTCGCGGGCGTCTGCCTCACCGAGCACCACTTCACCGGCTACAACACCTACGGCAACCCGTTCACCTTCGGCGCCTACCTCGCGCCGCAGCTGGAGAACCTGCACACGATCATCTCGGTCGCGGTCCCGGCGCTGTGGAACCCGCTCAACTTCGCCGAAGCGTGCACGACGCTCGACCTGCTCACGCGCGGGCGCTGCACCATCGGCGTCGGCACGGGCGGTTCGCCGCGGGAGTACCAGGGTCTCGGCCGCGACACCGCCAACCGAGCGGCGCTGATGGACGAGGTGCTCGAGGTCGCGTTCCAGGCGCTGGACAAGCGGGACGAAGACGGCGTGGAGATCGACTTCACCACCACGCACTCGAGCGGGCTGCTCACCCGGCGCATCATGCCCGGCGGCTTCCGCCCGTCGATCCGGTTCGCGCGCGCCGCGCTGTCCGACCAGGGCATCCTCGACGCGGCCGGCCGCGGCTGGGCGCTGCAGACCGCGCGTGACGAGCTCGACGAGACTGTGCGCAAGTGGGCGCTCTACCACGACGCCCTCGACCGGTCCGGTCACGACGAACAGACCATTCAGGACGCTCGCGACTGGTCGCTCGTGCAGAAGATGGTCTACATCGGCGAAACCGACGAGTCCGCGCTACGCGAGGTGACGCCGGCGCTGGACTACCTCGACGCGTCGACCGCCAAGGCCTTCCAGGGCGCGGCCGGTGCGGCGAAGTTCCAGAACAGCGTGGTCGGCGTCGCGGCCAGCGACCGGGACGCGTTCCTGCGCAAGGCGATGATCGTCGGCAGCGCCGACACCGTCGCCCGCGAGATCGAGGCACACGCCGAGCGCGGAATCGGCCACCTGGCGCTGGTTTTCCTGTACGGCCAGATGGATCCCGCGCTCGGCAACCGCTCGCTGCAGCGCTTCATCGACCTCGTGATGCCGCGGTTCGCGAACGCCTCGGGAGCCGTGCCGGTGGGGGTGGCGTCGTGA
- a CDS encoding ABC transporter permease, translating into MSAVISPAPVSVRPLRTAAVVAGRFVLRFGLLAVLCWVWQRATEAAANPYFPTPLQILDRMRTLWFDGPASHLWTSAPLWTDVAPSLVRMLIGWLGGSLLGAAIGVSAGAFPTVRRMVDPAAQFLRALPTPAILPVFLIVFGANDVMRVLVIAFGCTWPVLLNAMQATGAIDPVARDTARTLRLGPRRRLVQVDLCYATPAILAGMRVGLALALVLMVLSEWVVATSGLGFFLVDSQRHFEFAGMWAAMVALGVLGYVFNTVFTALERRALRWHRHSRARHD; encoded by the coding sequence ATGAGTGCCGTGATCTCACCGGCGCCGGTCTCCGTGCGTCCACTGCGGACCGCGGCGGTGGTCGCGGGCCGGTTCGTGCTGCGGTTCGGCCTGCTGGCCGTGCTGTGCTGGGTCTGGCAGCGCGCCACCGAGGCCGCGGCCAACCCGTACTTCCCGACGCCGCTGCAGATTCTGGACCGCATGCGGACGCTGTGGTTCGACGGCCCGGCGAGCCACCTGTGGACGTCGGCTCCCTTGTGGACGGACGTGGCGCCGAGCCTCGTGCGGATGCTGATCGGCTGGCTGGGCGGCTCGCTGCTCGGCGCGGCGATCGGGGTGTCGGCGGGCGCGTTCCCCACCGTGCGGCGCATGGTGGACCCGGCGGCGCAGTTCCTCCGCGCGCTGCCGACGCCGGCCATCCTCCCGGTGTTCCTGATCGTCTTCGGTGCCAACGACGTGATGCGGGTGCTGGTGATCGCGTTCGGCTGCACGTGGCCCGTGCTGCTCAACGCGATGCAGGCGACCGGCGCGATCGACCCCGTCGCGCGGGACACGGCCCGCACGTTGCGCCTGGGACCGCGTCGCCGGCTCGTACAGGTCGATCTCTGTTACGCGACCCCGGCGATCCTGGCGGGCATGCGCGTCGGGCTCGCCTTGGCGCTGGTGCTGATGGTGCTGTCGGAGTGGGTCGTCGCGACCAGCGGGCTCGGCTTCTTCCTCGTCGACTCCCAGCGCCATTTCGAGTTCGCCGGCATGTGGGCGGCGATGGTCGCGCTCGGCGTGCTCGGCTACGTCTTCAACACCGTGTTCACCGCACTCGAACGCCGCGCGCTGCGCTGGCACCGCCACAGCCGTGCCCGGCACGACTGA
- a CDS encoding ABC transporter ATP-binding protein, giving the protein MTSMQNPVHAAARPVAGGPDAPAEPALRVTDLGHSYPGLPQPVLHDVSFTAADGEVLTIVGPSGTGKSTLLRCLAGLLRPGHGEVCVLGKPVDGVPDGLSMVFQDYSRSLFPWMRVGRNVEFPLRAAGVPAAERRERTAESLAAVGLGDARRKYPWQLSGGMQQRVAIARALACRPRILLMDEPFASVDAQTRADLEDLTLSVRDRFGMTILVVTHDIDESVYLSDRVIVLSRPPATVAEQVTVDLPAPRDQITTRSDPRFVHLRADVAAHIRGDAAS; this is encoded by the coding sequence ATGACCTCCATGCAGAACCCGGTCCACGCCGCGGCCCGCCCGGTCGCCGGCGGGCCGGACGCGCCGGCCGAGCCCGCGCTGCGGGTCACGGACCTCGGCCACAGCTACCCCGGGCTGCCACAGCCGGTGCTGCACGACGTGTCTTTCACCGCGGCTGACGGCGAGGTGCTCACGATCGTCGGCCCGTCCGGCACGGGGAAGTCGACGTTGCTGCGCTGCCTCGCCGGGCTGCTGCGGCCCGGCCACGGCGAGGTGTGTGTGCTCGGTAAGCCGGTGGACGGCGTGCCGGACGGGCTGTCGATGGTGTTCCAGGACTACAGCCGCTCGCTGTTCCCGTGGATGCGGGTGGGCCGCAACGTCGAGTTCCCGTTGCGCGCCGCCGGCGTGCCCGCGGCCGAACGGCGGGAACGCACCGCCGAGTCGCTGGCTGCGGTCGGGCTGGGCGACGCGCGGCGCAAGTACCCGTGGCAGCTCTCGGGCGGCATGCAGCAGCGCGTGGCCATCGCCCGCGCCCTGGCGTGCCGGCCGCGGATCCTGCTGATGGACGAGCCGTTCGCGAGCGTCGATGCCCAGACCCGCGCCGACCTCGAGGACCTCACGCTGTCGGTGCGCGACCGGTTCGGCATGACGATCCTGGTGGTCACCCACGACATCGACGAGAGCGTGTACCTGTCCGACCGGGTGATCGTGCTGAGCCGGCCGCCCGCGACGGTCGCCGAGCAGGTGACGGTGGACCTGCCCGCGCCGCGCGACCAGATCACCACCCGCTCGGACCCGCGCTTCGTGCACCTGCGCGCGGACGTCGCCGCCCACATCCGCGGCGACGCGGCGAGCTGA
- a CDS encoding YceI family protein has translation MTTVDETTRRPLETLAGTWTVDAAHSLVAFSVVHMTIARVTGRFDVLDGEVEVTPSGASVRVRVATGSASSGHPKRDELIRSADFLDTAQFPEMEFTASCDGFSAGDWTLPGSLTIRGVTRPIELAVRTGGVVDHRGATRAGFSARTSLDRREFGLKFDGLLAGGGAVVSNLVDIVIEAELVRA, from the coding sequence GTGACCACTGTGGACGAAACGACCCGCCGGCCACTGGAGACGCTGGCCGGCACCTGGACGGTGGACGCGGCGCACAGCCTCGTCGCGTTCTCCGTGGTGCACATGACGATCGCGCGCGTGACCGGCCGGTTCGACGTGCTCGACGGCGAGGTCGAGGTGACTCCGTCGGGCGCGTCCGTGCGCGTCCGCGTCGCGACCGGGAGCGCGTCTTCGGGCCATCCGAAACGGGACGAGCTGATCCGCTCGGCGGATTTCCTGGACACCGCACAGTTTCCCGAAATGGAGTTCACCGCGTCGTGCGACGGGTTTTCCGCCGGCGACTGGACGTTGCCGGGCAGCTTGACGATCCGCGGGGTCACCCGGCCGATCGAGCTCGCCGTGCGCACCGGCGGAGTCGTCGACCACCGCGGCGCCACGCGCGCCGGGTTCTCGGCCCGGACGTCGCTCGACCGGCGCGAGTTCGGGCTGAAGTTCGACGGCCTGCTCGCCGGTGGCGGCGCGGTGGTGTCGAACCTCGTGGACATCGTGATCGAAGCCGAACTGGTCAGGGCCTGA
- a CDS encoding helix-turn-helix transcriptional regulator, whose translation MPLIGRDDEIASIRSFFEGAGVRGGALLVVGEAGVGKSAVLDEFAAGEAGRGTRVVRAAGAQFEAEVGYSALNQLLFPLGEEMAALTDTHRTALRCALGFEVGPAPDRLVVSNAALLWLRSVAAETPLLIVIDDLHWVDRASAEVLGFVARRLVGSPIVFLAACRSADRGFFQDSGLAEAVLPPLPARAARTLVDRHFPELAPAVRHRLLAEAAGNPLALLELPSALDGDQRTDFTTLPEVLPLSDRLQVLFTSRVRGLPERCRLMMLLGALGGSVEVARLRTAGGETCDLDDLAPAEAARLVQLSGTRLGFRHPLIGAAVVEASAERERRWAHRALAGVVATPERRVRHLAESSVGVDADIAAQLDETAQALLRQGDALGAVAALTRAAELSPDPADRGRRLAEAAYVGADAGGELATASRLLGDARRSGSLPTHSLPGAAAAAHLLINSDGDVTTAHRLLAGAIEAGDHGFDAGDAVLVEALLNLLLISWYVGTQPAWETFHRLVGRLEPEPPPVLRVNATVFSDPARATDEDVAELDAVIDTVGGDEDPTRLIRIGTAAVFADRLPRLREAERHLAQSRHAGKGPARRHLGALMHLGIDGFQSGRWDEAWEFADEGLAVCTEHGLRFFHWYFHWVQALVAAGRGEVEAARQLTDGMAQWAIAHQAAGITYFAWQARALSDIGAGAYDDAYHHASQVSPAGELARYRPGALWVAPELVEAALFTGRRAEANAHAAALREARLGKLSPRLRLVTAAATAMTADDDTARERFEAALSGPALDRWPFDLARVRLAYGERLRRLRSTSAAREQLTIAHDTLAALGAVPWRDRAANELRATGLTRQSAPDAKAPLTPQEREIAELAGAGLTNKQIGQKLYISHRTVGDHLYKIFPKLGITSRAALRDALTTYDDRDRSDKPVM comes from the coding sequence GTGCCGCTGATCGGCCGTGACGATGAGATCGCCTCGATCCGCTCCTTCTTCGAAGGCGCCGGCGTGCGCGGTGGTGCCCTGCTCGTGGTGGGGGAGGCCGGGGTCGGCAAGAGCGCGGTGCTCGACGAGTTCGCCGCCGGGGAGGCCGGGCGTGGCACGCGGGTCGTGCGGGCGGCGGGCGCGCAGTTCGAGGCCGAGGTCGGCTACTCCGCGCTCAACCAGCTGCTCTTCCCGCTCGGCGAGGAGATGGCCGCCCTCACCGACACCCACCGCACGGCGCTGCGGTGCGCGCTCGGTTTCGAGGTCGGGCCGGCACCCGACCGGCTCGTGGTGTCGAACGCCGCGCTGCTGTGGCTGCGGTCCGTCGCGGCCGAAACCCCGCTGCTGATCGTGATCGACGACCTCCACTGGGTGGACCGCGCCAGCGCCGAGGTGCTCGGCTTCGTCGCCCGTCGCCTGGTCGGCAGCCCGATCGTCTTCCTTGCCGCCTGCCGCTCGGCCGACCGCGGGTTCTTCCAGGACAGCGGGCTGGCCGAGGCCGTGCTGCCGCCGCTGCCCGCGCGGGCGGCCCGCACGCTCGTGGACCGGCACTTCCCCGAGCTGGCGCCCGCCGTGCGGCACCGGCTGCTCGCCGAAGCTGCGGGCAACCCGCTCGCGCTGCTGGAGCTGCCGTCCGCGCTCGACGGGGACCAGCGCACGGACTTCACGACGTTGCCCGAGGTCCTGCCGTTGTCGGACCGGCTGCAGGTGCTGTTCACCTCGCGGGTGCGGGGCCTGCCCGAGCGCTGCCGGCTGATGATGTTGCTGGGGGCGCTCGGGGGCAGCGTCGAGGTGGCCCGGCTGCGCACCGCGGGCGGCGAGACGTGCGACCTCGACGACCTGGCCCCGGCCGAAGCGGCCCGGCTCGTGCAGCTGAGCGGCACCCGGCTGGGCTTCCGGCACCCGCTGATCGGCGCCGCGGTGGTCGAAGCGTCCGCGGAACGCGAACGGCGCTGGGCCCACCGCGCGCTGGCCGGGGTCGTCGCGACGCCCGAACGCCGCGTGCGGCACCTGGCCGAGTCGTCCGTCGGGGTCGACGCCGACATCGCCGCGCAGCTGGACGAGACGGCGCAGGCCCTGCTGCGCCAGGGCGACGCACTGGGCGCGGTCGCCGCGCTGACCCGGGCCGCGGAGCTCAGCCCCGACCCGGCCGACCGCGGCCGCCGGCTCGCCGAGGCCGCGTACGTCGGAGCCGACGCCGGTGGCGAGCTGGCCACGGCCAGCCGGTTGCTGGGCGACGCCCGCCGGTCCGGCTCCCTGCCGACGCATTCGCTGCCCGGCGCCGCCGCGGCGGCGCACTTGCTGATCAACTCCGACGGCGACGTCACCACCGCCCACCGGCTGCTGGCCGGTGCCATCGAGGCCGGCGACCACGGGTTCGACGCCGGTGACGCCGTGCTGGTCGAGGCGTTGCTCAACCTGCTCCTGATCAGCTGGTACGTCGGCACGCAGCCGGCGTGGGAGACCTTCCACCGCCTGGTCGGGCGGCTGGAGCCGGAGCCCCCACCGGTGCTGCGCGTGAACGCGACCGTGTTCTCCGACCCGGCGCGCGCGACCGACGAGGACGTCGCCGAGCTCGACGCCGTGATCGACACCGTGGGCGGTGACGAGGACCCGACCCGGCTCATCCGCATCGGCACCGCGGCCGTGTTCGCCGACCGGCTGCCCCGGCTGCGCGAGGCGGAGCGGCACCTCGCGCAGTCGCGCCACGCGGGCAAGGGACCGGCCCGCCGTCACCTGGGGGCACTCATGCACCTGGGGATCGACGGCTTCCAGTCGGGCCGCTGGGACGAGGCGTGGGAGTTCGCCGACGAGGGCCTCGCCGTCTGCACCGAACACGGCCTCCGCTTCTTCCACTGGTACTTCCACTGGGTGCAGGCGCTCGTCGCCGCCGGCCGCGGCGAGGTCGAGGCCGCGCGGCAGCTGACCGACGGCATGGCGCAGTGGGCCATCGCGCACCAGGCCGCCGGCATCACGTACTTCGCGTGGCAGGCCCGCGCGTTGTCCGACATCGGCGCCGGCGCGTACGACGACGCCTACCACCACGCGTCGCAGGTCAGCCCGGCAGGAGAGCTCGCGCGGTACCGGCCGGGCGCGCTCTGGGTGGCGCCGGAGCTCGTCGAAGCGGCCCTGTTCACCGGGCGCCGCGCCGAGGCGAACGCGCACGCGGCCGCACTGCGCGAGGCCCGGCTGGGCAAGCTGTCGCCCCGCCTGCGCCTGGTCACCGCGGCGGCGACGGCGATGACGGCGGACGACGACACCGCCCGGGAACGGTTCGAGGCGGCGCTGTCCGGCCCGGCCCTCGACCGCTGGCCGTTCGACCTGGCCCGCGTGCGCCTCGCGTACGGGGAACGGCTGCGCCGGCTGCGGAGCACGAGCGCGGCCCGGGAACAGCTGACCATCGCGCACGACACGCTGGCCGCGCTCGGCGCCGTCCCGTGGCGGGACCGCGCCGCCAACGAGCTGCGCGCGACCGGGCTCACGCGGCAGTCGGCGCCGGACGCCAAGGCGCCGCTCACGCCGCAGGAGCGCGAGATCGCGGAGCTGGCCGGCGCCGGCCTGACCAACAAGCAGATCGGGCAGAAGCTGTACATCTCCCACCGGACCGTGGGTGATCACCTGTACAAGATCTTCCCCAAGCTGGGCATCACCTCCCGCGCCGCGCTGCGCGACGCCCTCACCACCTACGACGATCGGGACCGGTCGGACAAGCCAGTCATGTGA
- a CDS encoding alpha/beta hydrolase family protein, producing the protein MSVVEMTTFTVAEENTRAMLAARPAMVEAFRADRRGFLSARLVRVAENTWLDFVEWSDDAAWDESKAKGANLPAIGTFFATIDTLVGAERGVRYDDAQETPAVERRVRTVAYGPEPSQVGELYLPEGQGPFPVVVVVHGGYWTAMWDRRQITDVVDDFLGRGYAVWNIEYRRIGEPGGGWPGTFLDIAAAVDAVDGMDPALDPSRVVIVGHSAGGHLTTWAAHRGALPAEAPGANPKVTPLGIVSLAGALDLKTGDATGFGTVLADPDAEPPKDAPEAARPEAWPLVAAQVGDGIVTLLVGAHYAENPERYSWTSPLELANPGVPVLAVHGTADEAVPADWSHRYAEKTNAAGGSARYVEVEGATHFDVVQPTHPVWPTVTAWVDETFTKNQ; encoded by the coding sequence ATGTCCGTCGTCGAGATGACCACCTTCACGGTGGCCGAGGAGAACACCCGGGCGATGCTGGCCGCGCGCCCGGCGATGGTGGAGGCGTTCCGGGCCGACCGGCGTGGGTTCCTCTCCGCGCGGCTGGTGCGGGTGGCCGAGAACACGTGGCTGGACTTCGTCGAGTGGTCCGACGACGCCGCGTGGGACGAGTCGAAGGCCAAGGGCGCGAACCTGCCGGCGATCGGCACGTTCTTCGCCACGATCGACACGCTGGTCGGCGCCGAACGCGGCGTGCGCTACGACGACGCCCAGGAGACCCCCGCCGTCGAGCGCCGCGTGCGCACCGTGGCCTACGGGCCCGAGCCGTCGCAGGTCGGTGAGCTGTACCTGCCGGAGGGCCAGGGACCGTTCCCGGTCGTGGTCGTCGTCCACGGCGGCTACTGGACCGCCATGTGGGACCGCCGCCAGATCACCGACGTCGTCGACGACTTCCTCGGCCGCGGATACGCGGTGTGGAACATCGAGTACCGCCGCATCGGCGAGCCGGGCGGCGGCTGGCCCGGCACGTTCCTCGACATCGCCGCGGCCGTGGACGCGGTCGACGGGATGGACCCCGCGCTCGACCCGAGCCGGGTCGTCATCGTCGGGCACTCGGCCGGCGGGCACCTCACCACCTGGGCCGCCCACCGCGGCGCCCTGCCCGCCGAAGCCCCGGGCGCGAACCCGAAGGTCACTCCGCTCGGCATCGTCTCCCTCGCCGGCGCCCTCGACCTCAAGACGGGCGACGCCACCGGGTTCGGCACGGTGCTCGCCGACCCCGACGCCGAACCGCCGAAGGACGCGCCCGAGGCCGCGCGTCCGGAGGCCTGGCCGCTCGTCGCCGCGCAGGTCGGGGACGGCATCGTCACGCTCCTGGTCGGCGCGCACTACGCGGAGAACCCCGAGCGTTACTCCTGGACCTCCCCGCTCGAGCTGGCCAACCCGGGCGTGCCGGTGCTGGCCGTGCACGGCACCGCGGACGAGGCCGTGCCCGCCGACTGGAGCCACCGTTACGCGGAGAAGACCAACGCGGCAGGAGGCAGCGCCCGCTACGTCGAGGTCGAGGGCGCGACCCACTTCGATGTGGTGCAGCCGACCCACCCCGTGTGGCCGACGGTCACCGCGTGGGTCGACGAGACGTTCACCAAGAACCAGTGA